A window of Canis lupus baileyi chromosome 3, mCanLup2.hap1, whole genome shotgun sequence genomic DNA:
GGTGTAGGACACGATGGTAAATACCAGTGAGGTCAGGAGGACAAAGGAAGACAAGAGGAAGTTTATCATCTCAATGAAATGAGTGTCTATGCAGGCCACCTGCAGTAAAGGGGCAATGTCACAGAAGAAATGACTAATTTCTTTAGTGCAGTAAGGCAGTCTGGAGACCACAATAGTTGGGCACAGCACTGAGAGGAAGGCTCCCACCCAGCAGCCCAGAACCAGCAGGAGACAAACCCTGCTGTTCATAATGATGGTGTAGCGCAGAGGGTTACAGATGGCCACGTAGCGGTCAAAGGACATCACTGCCAGGAGGATAAACTCCACTGTCCccagaaagaagtagaaataaatttGAGTGATGCACCCAGCAAAGGATAtcgttttcttcttttctaagagaCAAGCTAGCAACTTTGGGGCAATAGTGGTTGTGAACAAAATGTCCAAAAATGACAGATTACTAAGGAAGAAATACATTGGTGTTTGGAGACGATTATCAGTCCATATTAAGGAAATGATGACAATGTTTCCTGTTATGGTAAGTATATAAACCATCAGGAGAATGACAAACAGCAAGATTTGAAGCTCTTGAATGACAGGAAAGGAGACCAACGTAAATTCAGTCAAAGTACTCTGGTTTCTCATAGCCATGTCTACTGGAGGggtgaagaaaaatagaatagtatAAGATGTCTTTCAAATTTTGCTAGAGAGAACATTCAAGAGGGCGAGGATCTAGTCCTGTCTCTGACTGTATTATATAGCTTCAGGCAAATCAAATTATCTTGCTTGGCCTCTGTTCCCATCCTTATAGTTGATGGgttggaaaaatatttctgtggttCCTTTAAACTTCAACTTTTTGATTTCTATTACATgaatatatttcttctctttatttccttcctttaatcCAAATCCAAATCCAGGTTAGCTGATAACCTCATATCAGACTTTGATGAGGAAAGACAAGTCATCAGACAAAAATTCAATTTTTCCTCCTGTATTGAGGCTGACCAGACTATTAGGATCTGAAGGATTCTCTTAAACTGCAATAAGAATTGGATGGGACACAGTCCCTGAGAGGTGTCTGGATCCATTTTCTAAATAACAAAGAACAAACAGGAGCTGAACTTAGAGTAGAGGGGACTGAAGCCAGGCAGTCAGGTGTCAAAGCTTCAGGGGCTGGTGTAGGAGCATAAAGACCTGGTAGCCAAGATTAGGGTGGCTAGGACTTACACCAGCCATGACAGAGAATAAGTGAGGGAAACAGAGAGAACCAAAGGAGCAGGGAACCAAAGCAGAAGATTTGACTTGTACCAACAAGCATCAGTGAGAAGCAGGGTGACCCTGTGATCATACTGTTATGGAGACCTTGCTATGAAACTTCCAGTGCTGGAACATCAGTGAAGCTAGAAAGCAAATTCTGAGACCATCTCTCAACCACATCTTGGAGAGAAGTGTCCCTCGGTGAGGAATGCCAAGCAATGGGAAGAGAAGCAAATCCCTTCCAGAAGAAAAATTCCCCAAATTAGGCCCCCGAGAACTCCCAGACATTAAGAAGAAGCAAAGAACTTTTGGACAAAGATTTCCAAACAGGCTGACAATTGCACTACCATAAATTGagagtataaaaaagaaataaagaataagataTTTTGCACAAGGACAACAGAGTTTGGAACCATCAGATATATTATATAGtacatttatatatggaatatttcaagaaataaaggttgtaattttaaaagtgagaatgCCACAAAAAATATCAGTGCTTTTTAAAACTACCAAGTTTACTTCTAAAAAGACCCAatgggggcagccggggtggctcagtggtttagagccgccttgagcccagggcgtgatcctggagacccaggatcgagtcccgcatcgggctctctgcatggagcctgcttctccttctgcctgtgtctctgcctctctgtgtgtgtgtctctcatgaataaataaataaaatctttaaaaaaataaataaataaaaagacccaATGGAatgtacagaattttaaaaaaagaaaaagagtatggTTGAAGTAATAACTCAATTGTTTCAAGTAAGGTGAGATGGGATGAACAATGGattagatataatttaaaataccatgttgggagtgcctgggtggtgtagtcagtgaaatgtccaattcttggttcaggtcatgacctcagggttctaggattgaaccctgtgttggactccatgctcagcatagaatctgcctgggattctctctcccctctccctctgcccctcccaccccacactttctctctgtctctcaaataaataaataaataaataaataaataaataaatcttttaaaaaagatttttttttcaggtgtaccatatggTACTAAAGTAATATTGTGTGCCAACtacactcaaaaacaaaacaaaaataccctCCTGGTAATTTATCTCATCTGATCcggaaaaacaaaaccccaaaaacccAACTAGATTAGCAAATAGGAAGATGTATCAAAGGAATTTCTctttaatgaaagaaagagaggtaTACTTGCAAAATATGAGTGTTCGAAGGAATGgaattttgcttaaaatataaaacaaaacaaaatggtggAATGGGAACATTTATGTGTATAGTCTGTTGTGTCCTGCAGGAGGGAGCACAGAAAGCGAAGGTGGACAGCATTTACAGAGAAACAGAGTCAGAGCACCaaagagaggatgtggagaacaagAAAGGGCAGGTCACTTACGTGGGAAAACAGAGTGACTGTCGGCTTCTCTACAGCAACTGTGAAACTAAAAATTagttaaataatatcttaaagtGTGGCAGAAAATAAACTGCCAACTCACAATGAGAAATCCAGTAAGGCTATCTTCTGttgtaaaataagtatatttcaGGTAAAAACTTCAGAAATCTGCTACCAAGGGATGAATTACAAAGTAACTTCTAAATATAATTCAAGCATAAGGAAAATAATGGAGATGATTTAAGGTATAAAGaggaatgagaaataaataaaatggtaaacacaTATAGAAGTCTAAATAGAAATTCTCCATGAAAAGTAATAATAGTGTTGAATTTGTGGAGTTAAGCTAGAATTGGTATAAGGATGATAACAGGATAAAAGTGTGGAGAGGACAATTGGAGCTAAGGCCTTCATTTGAGAGGGGATgaatcattgttttcttttaggttttaAGTTAAATAAGCCTCTTAAATTTTCTAGAGTACTcactgaaagaatgaaaatacagtAGATAATTTCCAAATCcgtagaaaggaaaaaatggcatAAGGAAGTCAAAACTCCACTACAACAAAGATGCAGATAAATACCAATGGTTAAAGCAATCCGTTAATTAAAAAATTGggacaaaggaaaagataaagtaAGTTGTAGAAACCAGTTCCAATTTATTAATTATCACAATAAAGGAAAACTGAACTAAATTCTTTAAAGACAGACAttgtaatattatattaaaaaaacaattcataaaaaaaaaattcatgttgtattctatttataagagacatacataaaagataaatagaaaaattgaaaatgaaaggatttttagaaaagatttgttagggtcacctgagtggctcagtcagttgagcgcctgactcttggtttaggttcaggtggtgatctcaaggtcctgggatcaagccccaaagcAACTTTGTGCTCAGCAaggcgtctgcttgagattctttcccttggTCCCTCCCTaccctgtaaaataaataaataaatcctaaaaaaaaagatttgtcaaACATACACTAATCCCAAAGAAAGTTAATGTGTCCATGCAAGTGTCCCTTCCTTTTTGAAAGTTCCCATTTTGCCACTTCATTTTCAAGGCCAACATACTATTGGTATCTGTTTTTGCTATCTTATAGAAATCCAGAAACCCCATGAGaatctttgtgtgtgttttgtactTGTAGAGCCATTGAAGAGGCAGCACCCATGCGGAGCAGAAAGTGGCGTCACCAAGCTTTTTCCCAGGGAgctacactcagcatctcagcattgAACTCTGCTTTGAACTGTCTGCCAGTATCTGTTCTTTACctccatttattttgtgcatctattAGCAAGAGATGTCCTAAAGGTATGGAGAAGAGAAGTTATTTTTGGCATCCAGGAATGCTTAAAgaattttccatatatattaatggtaatttttttttcactttatccCATCTTGGTTTACCAAAGTTTTCATAGCAATGCTATACTTTTAGATAGTGGGGAACTTATATTAATAACTggcaaaatagggcagcctgggtggccccgtGGTTTAgctcagcctttggcccagggcatgatcctggagacccaggattgggtccccatcaggctccctgcatggagcctgcttctttctctacctctctctctctctctctctctctctctgtctctcatgaataaataaataaataaaatcttaaaaaaaaaacaataactggCAAAATAGGCAGTAAGGCAAAATTAGGGATTGACAGGGCCActctttgattttaaaagtttcaatTCATCATGAACTTATTACAGTTCTAAATATATCTTTACCTAATAAAGAACTTCAACAcctataaggaaaagaaaaatcatagaaTCATAGGAGCAAAGTATCATTGTAGGGGAAGATTTCAACAAATACactgattaatattttaaatcctaaaatatttgtgtgtatggAACAAGATCAACAAGTCACTGTTTGTATGAACAATTcattaaatatgcaaataatttgATATGATTTCTCTTGCTAGTTACTAAGGCACAGCTCTTACAAAGTTTATCCAAGGTTTCTGTGCATGTGTCCATATTCCTTGTCGCCAAATAAACTTGTTCCCTGCTAAGTGGACCACAGATGAAAGAGGTAACCGAACTTAAGCTGCGTAAAATCtgcaaataattaaatattttctctcttaccAATCTCTTTTAAAATCCAGGTCTTAGTCTCCTTACTAAGATTTATATCTCCCTTCATTTCCATTGGTCAACTCCTATAAATACAAATTACTCTGGAATCCTTTCATAAGCCCTAACTCTGAAATTGTGgatgagtctttaaaaaaaaccaaataatttctCACTTCAAGTTTTATGAGTAAGTGGAGCCATATAGTATAGTGGTAAGTATGTTTGCAGTTGGAAAGCTGTAGTAGGAGTTCCACTGCTGTGATTCCTAGATGTGACTTTAATTTTCTCACTGGAAATACCATAAATATCTTCTGCTTAGGATGATAGTAAGGATTGGAATGACACAAGATTCTTATCAGCAAACAACTAACAGTACCTGACACAGTACCTGTTGGCTAAGAAAGCAAACAACATAAACAGGAGTAGGAGCAGtggatggaagggaaggaggcacCTATAaggataaaacaagaaaaaaatactgtcaaTTCCATCtccatgaataataaaaatgtaaaaatattaatattcagtGGAGATGTGGTAACACAGATCTCTATGGAACCTGGACTTCCATCCACAACAAAATCTGTGTGAGGATCCTAAAACGATTTGACCTTGTAAACCACACTGCTTTCTGCATGTGCGTGGTTTAGCATATGCTGTTCTCATAGCAATAAAATGGAAgctattgggacgcctgggtggctcagtggttgagtgtctgcctttgacccagggcgtgatcctggagtcctgggatcgagtcccacatcaggctcccagagggagcctgcttctccctctgcctgtgtttctgcctctctgtgtctctcatgaataaatagataaaatctaaaaaaaaaaaaaaaaaaaaaaaaaaaaggaagctattCTTATACCCTGCAGACAACTCAAAACTGATACTATAAgcatgtatttttgtatttaaatataaaaagaaatataatttttcacaattGTATTTGTTTGATTCCTTGAATGATGAAAtggtgtatttttttccccttctgattTGGATTTCTTGGAAGACTCATTACTGGTTGTCCAGGAGTCATTGTACAAACTtactgcttcttcttttttttttttttttaaagtgctctttaacagcaattttttaaaaaatttatttatgatagtcacacagagagagagagaggcagagacataggcagagggagaagcaggctccatgcaccaggagcccgacttgggattcgatcccgggtctccaggattgcgccctgggccaaaggcaagcgccaaaccgctgcgccacccagggatcccttactgcTTCTTCTTCAGCAGAAGTCAAACCATCTATGTTTAGAATCTTTCAGTTGTGGGAAATTCACTACTAATTCTTTTATCTTATTCCATATTTGGTTATTTCTGACCCTTTGAAAGTTCCTTATTTGCTCAAGgtattacctttttttcccctagtagTTATTTCTACCAATTGTCCCAGTACTGGCCTGAAGCTTTTTCAAGTCACAATTCTCATCTTCTCAAAAGGTCTTGATGTCTACATTTAGGCTTCAAGTCATAGTTGTGATATGAGCTAGCATACTTTGAGTTTTTGgtattatgtgccagacattctgttaacatattaaaaatttagatggctaaaaaataaaaaaaaataaaaaaaatttagatggCATCAGAAGAGAATGTGTATCATCCATATCTTATATGCAATATTTTCTTGCCAATTTTTAGATTTGCAGCTTTGTTTCCATACAACCTTTTTGTTTTGAGCTGTTTCTGATAGGCAAATATTAAATCATCCTTATGATTGATTCTGAGTTTGTCATATTCTCCTGTcagttgttttaatttattcGAGGCTCTGCTATTCCTATGAATAAATTCAATGACCTTCTGAAGTAGGAAGTAGGTATTGTTGTGATCTACATTTTGCACACACAAAAACCCCCTGAAATTTGTAGAGGTTGAATCACTTACCCAAAGTCCCATAGATAGTGTGTGGCAGAGCCAGATTCAAGTACATTTCTGTTTGACTCCAAAGACTACATTCTTTAGAGATAAGCATTATATAGATTCCTATCTCCACTTTTGTAGAGAAGAGAGACAAGGTCATAGAAGCTCCAGTTATGGTCCAAATGAGTGACAAGATACACAAAGCTAAATCGACTCAGTTTTCTAGTTTAGCCAGACAGAAATGTTACTGTCACCTTGTTTTCCAAGTCTGGAAATGCTGGTTTTGCTAATTTGAGTAATTGAATAGCCAGAGCATTTTAGATTCAGAATAATCTCAGGATTGGAAGGGATATTTAGGATCATGTAGTTCTATCGAGGTCTAAAAATCAGTAACCTTCCCAATATTTCTCTACCCTGAGAGACTTATTATAGATGGCCTGTTGTATCTGTACAGCTTTGTCACAAAATCCATCAAGCTGATTACcacttgttttctgtatttattctgAAAACTCTGAATCCTTTATAGATAAATGGAACTTTGaatctctacctttttttttcctgtatgtggGATGTGATGTGTCCTTTCCTCTATGAAAATAGGCCATGAATAAACAGTAATATTTGAAGCTCTTGCTCGCTCTCAAGGTTTTAATTGAGAATAGCTCTTGGGAATATGAGGTGAGAGAGGTTAATTACTATTTTGTAATCAAAGAATTTTAGCCCTGAAAAAACAATCACAAAGTTTAGTTAGAGATGCCAAATAGACACATTCAGGACTCCAGGGGAATTATCacaggtgttttgttttattcagttaATAAAAGCTTGGTGGCCTGCCTTAGAACTTTAGGGAAATTGAAACCTAGGAAACTTTTGATGTTCCCCAATAATTGACAAAATGATGTCAGTTTTCCTTTCCCAGGGATGCTGGCAATAATAATCCTGTCACTGCTCTGAAAATgataaactttcctttttttcccctctgttaaaatgaagaaaaattctcCTATTTTTGCCAAAACCTACAAAAGGtgaatttctcttcatttattataTTAGACTATACTTGGTCCTCCTATTGGCCTAAAAATCCTTAGGTTGGTGAATTGGAGTGATGATTAAGTGCCAATAAGTGAATACAGACATTTTCTAAATTGACTGAATGTAATCTCCAAAAGATACGGGGTTGAGACCCTTCCAAAAGAGAAGATATGTAATGGAGAAGTGTCCAACTGGCATTACTCTCTGACAGTGTCCTTTCATGTGTGTTCTTTGCATTGTGGCTTTTGTCTATTGTGTTTCATTCTATATCACAATATCACTTAGTTTCTGGGACCCATTGGTTCATCCAATCAAAGCCTTGAAACTTTGACATTTCTATTAAAAGTCAGAAACTGTTggattaggttaaaaaaaatcaaactatatCTGGATACTGGAGACAAATCTAAATCAGAAGCAGAaatagctgaaaaaaataaaaggatagaaaaaagatatatatggcAAATATTAACCAACTTTGGTTGATTACATTATCATTCCCAATTCTtatgcacttttctttttttcaaaattttttttttactgaaatatagtTTACACAcaaggttacattagtttcaggtatacaacatagtgattcaacaaatctATATGTTGTGCTATACTTActgcaagtgtagctaccatctgtcaccatacaatgctattaagTTAACcacaatgcaataaaataaaactgagatttCAGTTTTATTGCGTTGTGGTTAACGACTTGTCTGCTACTTGAATTTATTGACTTTTCGTCcttaaaattatatcttttttaaagattatatttatttatttgaaagagagcgagATTGTGAGTTCAGGAGCTGGAggtgggtgcagagggaaagggagaagcagacttcctgctgagcagggagcctgacacagggctggatcccaggaccctgggatcatgacctgagctgaaggcagacacttaaccaactgagccattcaagtGCCCCTAAATCTATTTTATACATCGTGGATGGAAACAAAGAGGGATTCTCTGGAGAGTacaaatgttaataaatatatattaattacattttagatATTACAAATTTATGCTAtgtatatactaatatataaaattatgtatataattttatcctacctcaaatgacttttatttttattttttatttttttttttaaattttttattatttatttatgatagtcatacagagagagagagagagaggcagagacacaggcagagggagaagcaggctccatgcaccgggagcctgacgtgggactcgatctcgggtctccaggatcccgccctgggccaaaggcaggcgccaaaccgctgcgccacccagggatcccctcaaatgaCTTTTAAAGAGTCAGGGTATAAACATGTATACATGCATATGatgattataaaaacataaataaatcttactaaAGAACATATTCATTATaaagatacttttctttttaagagtttcaTGAGTGCATTTTTTACTTCCTTATTCCTCAGACTGTATATCAAGGGATTCAACATGGGAATCACAGTGGTATAAAATACCGAGGACACTTTCTCCTGGATGAGTGACCTGCTGGAAGCAGGTTTGAGATACATGGACATGAGAGTCCCATAAAATATTAGAACAGCTGTCAAGTGGGAGCTGCAGGTGCTGAAGGCTTTGGACCTGCCCTGCATAGAGTGGATGTGGAGGATTTTGGAGAGGATGAAACCATAAGAAATGATGATCGTCAGGCTGGTGGCTACCATGTTAAATCCGCCAATGACAAAAATCAAAAGCTCATCAATATAAGTGCTTGAACAAGAGAGTTGAATAAGTGGAATGATGtcacagaaat
This region includes:
- the LOC140625323 gene encoding olfactory receptor 6M1-like; protein product: MAMRNQSTLTEFTLVSFPVIQELQILLFVILLMVYILTITGNIVIISLIWTDNRLQTPMYFFLSNLSFLDILFTTTIAPKLLACLLEKKKTISFAGCITQIYFYFFLGTVEFILLAVMSFDRYVAICNPLRYTIIMNSRVCLLLVLGCWVGAFLSVLCPTIVVSRLPYCTKEISHFFCDIAPLLQVACIDTHFIEMINFLLSSFVLLTSLVFTIVSYTYIISTILRIPSAQGRQKAFSTCASHITVVSIAYGSNIFMYMRPSQSHSLEFDKVTAVLTTMVTPLLNPFIYSLRNEKVKEILRESISRIVLPYSKGT